AACAGATCTCATCCAGGGCGTGGAAGATCTTGTGGGTCCGGGTGTCTTCTGTGTCGTCGCAGATCACGGTGTCCCGCACCAGATGGTTGTCTTTCCATTCTTTTCCCCATAAACGGAACATGGCAGTCACCTCCTGTCATCAGATAGTACCAATATAAATCTTTTTCCGGAAAATGTAAATGTCAATTTAGTATAGCCGAAGGTCACAAACGTAAATTGAAAAACCTGGTGCAATCGGTTAAAATAAGACCATATACAAGCGACACCGAAAGGAGGACCACCATGAGAGAATCAGGCGTCCTTATGCCCGTCTCCGCCCTTCCCTCCCCCACCGGCGTGGGAGAGCTGGGCCGACAGGCACACCAATTCATAGAACTCCTTAGCAGGAACGGGGTGAAGATCTGGCAGATCCTGCCGCTGAACCCGGTGGGCTACGGCAACTCCCCCTACCAGCCCTATTCCTCCTGCGCGGGGGACGAGATCTATATAAGTCTGGAGTCTTTACAGGAGGAGGGGCTTCTGGAAAAGCTGCCAGAGCCATTTCTGGAAGGGGCGACCCGGGTGCGCTACGACCAGGTCCGGGCTTTCAAGGAGCTCTTCCTGCGGGAAGCCTTCGCCCGGTTCCAGCCCACCGACGACTACCGGGCGTTTATCGCCCAGTCCTGGGTGGAAGAGTACGGAGTCTTCCGGGCCCTGAAGCGGGCCAACGGCGGCGTCTGCTGGAATGAGTGGAAGGAGGCGGACAAGGCCTGGCCGGAGAAGCGAAGCCCCCTTTCCGCCGACGTGGAGGCAGAGGCGGCCTATCAGATGTTCCTTCAGTACCTGTTTTACCGCCAGTGGATGGAGGTACGGGAGAAGGCCCGTGAAAATGGGATCCGCATTATGGGGGACGTTCCCTTCTACGTGGGGATCGACTCCGTGGACGTGTGGGCAGGGAAGAAAAACTTCCTTCTGGACAGGGACGGACGGGCCACCTTCATCGCGGGAGTGCCGCCGGATTATTTCAGCGCCACCGGCCAGCGCTGGGGCAACCCCATCTACGACTGGGATTACCTGAAGGAGACGGGCTACCGGTTCTGGGTGGACCGCATCGGATATGACCAGAAGCTGTTTGACATGATCCGGATCGACCACTTCCGGGCCTTTGACACCTACTGGAAGATCCCGGCCTCCTGTCCCACAGCTATAGAGGGAAAATGGATCGAGGCGCCGGGGTACGAAGTGCTGGACACCCTTCTTGAGAGCCTGCCGGGGGTAAACCTGGTGGCGGAAGACCTGGGCGACCTGCGCCCGGAGGTGTTGACCCTGAAGGAGCACTACCATCTGAAGGGCATGAAGATCCTGATCTTCTCCCTGAAAACAGATGGAAAATATGCTTATGACGAATTTCACGACAGGAAAAATTTGATCATTTACACCGGGACTCATGACAACGACACCCTGATGGAGTGGTATGAGAAGCTGACTATTCCCGCCCGCCGTAAGCTGCGCCGTTTCCTGAAGCGGCAGGGCTGCGGCCAGGGAAGCATAAAGGACCGGCTTCTTGCCTACACCTGGAAGAGCCGGGCAGAGTATGCCATCGTGCCCATGGCGGATATCCTGGGCCTGGGCCGGGAGGGGCACATCAACACCCCCGGCACGGTAGGATCTCCCAACTGGGAGTGGCGCATGCCGGATATGGATGGGGTCGCCGCCGGCCTTGCCAGATACAGAGGGAAAATGAGCAACCGGTAGCAAAGGAGAGGAATTTATCATGGAAAATAAAACAGGAACACAGAGAAAATGGTGGCAGAACGCGGTGGTCTATCAGATCTACCCCAGAAGCTTTCAGGACAGTAATGGAGACGGGATCGGCGACATCCCCGGGATTATCCGGAGGCTTGATTATCTGGCGGATCTGGGGATCGACGCCGTGTGGCTCTCCCCGGTCTACCGGTCGCCCCAGGACGACAACGGGTACGATATTTCTGATTATCAGGATATTGACCCTATGTTCGGGACCCTGGAAGATATGGAAGAGCTGATCCGGGAGGCGAAGAAGCGCAACATCCGGATCGTCATGGATCTGGTGCTGAACCACTCCTCCGACGAGCACCGCTGGTTTCAGGAAGCGAAGAAAAGTAAAGACAACCCCTATCACGACTACTATGTCTGGCGGGACGGGGAGGAAGGAGTTCTGCCCAACGAGATGAAATCCGTCTTCGGCGGCCCGGCCTGGGAGTGGGTGCCGGAGGTGGGGCAGT
This window of the Massilistercora timonensis genome carries:
- the malQ gene encoding 4-alpha-glucanotransferase, whose translation is MRESGVLMPVSALPSPTGVGELGRQAHQFIELLSRNGVKIWQILPLNPVGYGNSPYQPYSSCAGDEIYISLESLQEEGLLEKLPEPFLEGATRVRYDQVRAFKELFLREAFARFQPTDDYRAFIAQSWVEEYGVFRALKRANGGVCWNEWKEADKAWPEKRSPLSADVEAEAAYQMFLQYLFYRQWMEVREKARENGIRIMGDVPFYVGIDSVDVWAGKKNFLLDRDGRATFIAGVPPDYFSATGQRWGNPIYDWDYLKETGYRFWVDRIGYDQKLFDMIRIDHFRAFDTYWKIPASCPTAIEGKWIEAPGYEVLDTLLESLPGVNLVAEDLGDLRPEVLTLKEHYHLKGMKILIFSLKTDGKYAYDEFHDRKNLIIYTGTHDNDTLMEWYEKLTIPARRKLRRFLKRQGCGQGSIKDRLLAYTWKSRAEYAIVPMADILGLGREGHINTPGTVGSPNWEWRMPDMDGVAAGLARYRGKMSNR